In one bacterium BMS3Abin08 genomic region, the following are encoded:
- the korB_1 gene encoding 2-oxoglutarate oxidoreductase subunit KorB produces the protein MPTLESYEGQTPAWCPGCGNFPILNTLKEALVELEIEPHQLTVVSGIGQAAKLPHYMKCNTFNGLHGRTLPVATGIRLANHEMPVIAIAGDGDCYGEGGNHLLHAVRRNINVKLFVHDNQVYGLTKGQASPTTMEGVVTKTQPFGSLSEALNPVAMAVALDCSLVARGFAGDTEFLKGLMKEALNQKGFALLDILQPCVTFNKFNTYRWYRERVYRIGDDHDPFDRIEAFKKALEWGERIPTGIIYRNSRPTLEERIPVIKDTPLIKQLFSFKEAEKEIQGFY, from the coding sequence ATGCCCACATTGGAAAGTTATGAGGGACAGACACCTGCGTGGTGTCCTGGATGCGGGAATTTCCCTATTTTAAACACCCTCAAGGAAGCCCTTGTAGAGCTTGAGATCGAGCCGCACCAGCTTACGGTTGTATCCGGGATTGGGCAGGCTGCCAAGCTCCCCCACTACATGAAGTGCAATACCTTCAACGGCCTTCACGGAAGGACCCTGCCTGTTGCAACAGGGATAAGGCTTGCAAACCATGAGATGCCTGTTATTGCCATTGCAGGAGACGGTGACTGCTATGGGGAAGGGGGCAACCACCTGTTGCACGCTGTCAGGAGAAACATAAACGTAAAGCTCTTTGTTCATGATAATCAGGTATATGGCCTGACAAAGGGGCAGGCATCGCCAACAACCATGGAAGGGGTGGTCACAAAGACCCAGCCCTTTGGCAGCCTTTCAGAGGCATTGAATCCTGTGGCAATGGCCGTTGCCCTTGACTGCAGCCTTGTGGCAAGGGGATTTGCAGGTGATACGGAATTTCTCAAGGGGCTTATGAAAGAGGCCCTTAATCAGAAAGGGTTTGCCCTGCTTGATATACTTCAGCCATGTGTGACCTTCAATAAGTTCAATACCTACCGGTGGTATCGCGAAAGGGTATACCGTATAGGTGACGATCATGACCCATTTGACAGGATAGAGGCATTTAAAAAGGCCCTTGAATGGGGAGAAAGGATTCCCACCGGGATTATTTATAGAAACAGCAGGCCAACCCTCGAAGAGAGAATTCCCGTTATTAAGGATACCCCCCTCATTAAACAACTCTTCTCTTTCAAAGAAGCTGAAAAGGAGATTCAGGGCTTTTATTAA
- the korA_1 gene encoding 2-oxoglutarate oxidoreductase subunit KorA, whose translation MDYTIRIGGEAGQGLQTIGGVLAKVFSRSGFHVFTHQDYMSRIRGGHNFYQIRFSDKEVMSSREKVDILIALDLNTIETHKAALSEKGIIIYDGAFIKKGFDSPEFSNIPFEAIAVEAGGNRIMANTVATGAVLGMLGMDLTIFEDIIRERFRKKGEEITGKNITSARAGFDHAVKTCTRCDFAVPKPGEPPLMLINGNEATGLGVLMSGCRFYSAYPMTPSTGIMVFLASKAEKYGIVVEQAEDEISAINMALGASFAGTRAMTGSSGGGFALMVEGLSLAAMTETPIVIAEVQRPGPATGLPTRTEQADLLFVLHAGHGEFARVVLAPGTPEQAFYLTNKAFDLAEKYQIPVFILSDQYLADTEWTLNGFDTGRLRHNDYRLRNETLEGIPAYKRHRLTENGISPMAVPGESGHIIVTDSDEHDEEGHMIEDAETRIKMTQKRLLKKLPLIRQEIEPPFLYGSDRPDIVVAGWGSTYGVMKEAVDVLSRDYSIAMLHFSELHPFPSLERFDYLSILGNAKLTLCIENNATGQFSRLMRAETGYRFNAGINKYDGRPFTLEGLSGELYAHIGKL comes from the coding sequence ATGGATTATACGATCAGGATAGGGGGAGAGGCAGGTCAGGGGCTTCAGACAATAGGCGGAGTGCTTGCAAAGGTCTTCTCGCGCTCAGGATTCCATGTCTTTACTCATCAGGACTATATGTCCCGCATACGGGGAGGGCATAATTTCTACCAGATACGCTTCTCTGACAAAGAGGTCATGTCTTCGAGGGAAAAGGTCGATATCCTTATCGCCCTTGACCTCAACACTATAGAGACCCACAAAGCAGCCCTCAGTGAAAAAGGAATAATTATTTATGATGGCGCCTTTATAAAAAAGGGCTTTGATTCCCCGGAATTTTCAAATATACCCTTTGAGGCGATCGCTGTCGAGGCCGGGGGTAACAGGATCATGGCAAACACAGTGGCAACCGGTGCAGTGCTGGGAATGCTCGGTATGGACCTGACCATCTTTGAAGATATTATCCGGGAAAGGTTCAGGAAAAAGGGAGAAGAGATTACCGGGAAAAACATTACCTCGGCAAGGGCGGGATTCGACCATGCTGTAAAAACTTGCACCAGGTGTGACTTCGCAGTTCCAAAACCGGGGGAACCCCCCCTTATGCTCATTAACGGCAACGAGGCAACAGGCCTTGGCGTACTTATGAGTGGATGCAGGTTCTACTCGGCATATCCCATGACCCCGTCAACGGGCATTATGGTCTTCCTTGCCTCAAAGGCCGAAAAATACGGGATAGTCGTAGAGCAGGCAGAGGACGAGATATCTGCAATCAATATGGCTTTGGGCGCTTCTTTTGCCGGCACAAGGGCAATGACCGGCAGTTCAGGTGGTGGGTTTGCCTTGATGGTTGAAGGCCTCTCCCTTGCTGCAATGACGGAGACTCCGATTGTAATCGCAGAGGTGCAGAGGCCGGGACCGGCAACCGGCCTGCCCACAAGGACCGAGCAGGCTGACCTCCTCTTTGTCCTCCACGCAGGGCATGGCGAGTTTGCAAGGGTTGTCCTTGCCCCAGGTACCCCGGAGCAGGCTTTTTACCTCACGAATAAGGCCTTTGACCTGGCTGAGAAGTATCAGATACCCGTGTTTATCCTTTCAGACCAGTATCTTGCCGATACCGAATGGACTCTCAATGGGTTTGATACCGGCAGATTAAGGCATAATGACTACAGGTTGAGGAACGAAACACTTGAAGGCATTCCTGCGTATAAGCGCCATAGACTGACGGAGAACGGGATATCCCCGATGGCTGTCCCTGGAGAGTCAGGACACATAATAGTGACAGACAGTGATGAGCACGATGAAGAGGGGCATATGATAGAAGATGCTGAAACAAGGATAAAGATGACGCAAAAGAGGCTGTTGAAGAAGCTGCCCCTGATCAGGCAGGAGATAGAACCACCGTTTCTGTACGGCAGCGACCGTCCGGATATAGTGGTTGCCGGGTGGGGCTCAACATACGGGGTGATGAAAGAGGCGGTTGACGTGCTTTCAAGGGATTATTCAATTGCAATGCTTCATTTCAGCGAACTCCACCCGTTTCCCTCACTTGAAAGATTTGATTACCTGAGCATCCTGGGCAATGCAAAGCTCACCCTGTGTATAGAGAACAATGCCACCGGACAGTTTTCACGCCTTATGCGGGCGGAGACAGGATACAGATTCAATGCAGGGATTAACAAATACGACGGAAGGCCTTTTACACTGGAAGGCCTTTCAGGAGAACTATATGCCCACATTGGAAAGTTATGA